The following are encoded in a window of Sinorhizobium sojae CCBAU 05684 genomic DNA:
- a CDS encoding DUF6634 family protein, which yields MHYTFAGAETFARLTDDIRKAVSEGFDPRMLAGAPFLDEYALVPQPAAGLTGIVTGHPRIADGHRCFSTQVFHINTAQGVARTLNRWYRLGRPHGSERN from the coding sequence ATGCACTACACATTCGCCGGCGCCGAGACCTTCGCCCGCCTCACAGATGACATCCGAAAGGCTGTTTCCGAAGGATTCGATCCCAGGATGCTGGCCGGCGCGCCATTCCTAGACGAGTACGCTCTCGTCCCGCAGCCCGCGGCGGGGCTGACGGGCATCGTCACCGGACACCCGCGCATTGCCGACGGGCATCGCTGCTTCTCGACCCAGGTGTTCCATATCAATACTGCGCAGGGCGTGGCCCGCACACTGAACCGCTGGTACCGCCTGGGCCGGCCCCACGGGTCGGAAAGGAACTGA